The following proteins come from a genomic window of Trifolium pratense cultivar HEN17-A07 linkage group LG4, ARS_RC_1.1, whole genome shotgun sequence:
- the LOC123923014 gene encoding cyclin-dependent-like kinase 5, with product MSELYNDPLPSSDVPTPVFNSAEANVDTSGKTSVTLGLNVENPAETLGLKDPVVSEKLGKTAPKPPTAVNTDIGASTETNEAVATESLKKTTPETHVAPSENIEDHSESDESPQPKSANKETVPNKVVDENPEVVIVNETTVSEKLVKEFLINVADNCNDPASPEYRQVFVRGKCVKFSSTIINQYLQRDSDEVTPLKVTDNEVCKVLTGGRIKMGDPCYKAPELLLGFTNYSTAVDIWSMGCIFAEMIKFQPLFICNDGPKILTEIFCLLGMPTEENWPGVASMCSFIEFEAFDPPIKPKDLAAEFPKLEPDGLDLLSKMLCLCPNSRISAEEADDKISKCTNLSLSNKLNSYLLEYRIKE from the exons atgtctgaactgtaTAATGATCCATTGCCATCAAGTGATGTCCCTACACCTGTCTTTAATTCTGCAGAAGCGAATGTTGATACATCTGGTAAGACTTCTGTTACTTTAGGTCTTAATGTTGAAAATCCTGCTGAAACCCTAGGTTTAAAGGATCCTGTTGTGtctgaaaaattggggaaaactgCTCCTAAACCCCCTACTGCTGTTAATACTGatattggtgcttccactgagaCCAATGAGGCTGTTGCTACTGAGTCTCTCAAGAAAACtactcctgagactcatgttgcgcctAGT gaAAATATTGAGGAtcattctgagtctgatgagagtcctcAACCTAAGTCTGCTAATAAAGAAACTGTTCCTAATAAGGTTGTAGATGAAAATCCTGAGGTTGTAATTGTTAATGAAACAACTGTGAGTGAAAA gcttgtcaaagaatttttgatAAATGTGGCTGACAACTGTAATGATCCtgcaagtcctgaatacaggcaggTATTTGTTCGTGGTAAATGTGTTAAGTTCTCATCAACTAtaatcaaccaatatttgcaaaggGATTCTGATGAAGTGACTCCTCTAAAAGTCACagacaatgaggtctgcaaggtcctcactggtggaagAATCAAG ATGGGTGATCCTTGTTATAAAGCACCTGAACTTTTGCTGGGTTTTACCAACTACTCAACTGCAGTTGATATCTGGTCTATGGGCTGCATATTTGCTGAGATGATTAAGTTCCAACCTCTGTTTATTTGTAACGATGGACCGAAGATATTGACCGAGATATTTTG TTTGCTTGGCATGCCAACAGAAGAAAACTGGCCTGGTGTGGCTTCTATGTGCAGCTTTATTGAATTTGAAGCATTTGACCCTCCCATAAAGCCGAAG GACCTTGCAGCTGAATTCCCTAAGCTTGAACCAGATGGTCTTGATCTTCTTTCG AAAATGCTTTGCCTATGCCCAAATAGCAGGATTTCAGCTGAGGAAGCTGATGACaaaattagcaagtgtactaatttatcgttaagtaataaattaaattcgTATCTGTTGGAATAtagaataaaagaataa
- the LOC123881551 gene encoding uncharacterized protein LOC123881551, whose translation MVPRNFVERYWKDVSNPISLRLPNESVCKMFWVQFGDEIWLQDWKRFARSLRCGDLKVFQYKGGSDFHVIILDDSKLEIDYSSMICNDKQEAKESDDDGYVEITNEADNTKQSLKKKKINSNDSDTTTATTQVTNIVNRKINTKATQQKVLEANGTRGGSGKKAKKCSKTVDANKRSCTDALGFLNLVEGEKQIQTWMFSRRRKTNSNLDLR comes from the exons ATGGTTCCAAGGAATTTTGTTGAGAGATATTGGAAAGATGTATCAAATCCAATTTCCCTTAGACTTCCAAATGAGTCTGTTTGTAAAATGTTTTGGGTGCAATTTGGTGACGAGATTTGGCTTCAGGATTGGAAAAGGTTTGCACGGTCGCTTAGATGCGGAGATCTTAAAGTTTTTCAATACAAAGGAGGATCAGATTTTCATGTCATTATACTTGATGATAGTAAACTAGAAATTGACTATTCAAGTATGATTTGCAACGATAAACAAGAAGCTAAAGAGAGTGATGATGATGGCTATGTTGAGATTACAAATGAGGCTGATAATACCAAACAATCcctcaagaaaaagaaaatcaactCAAATGATAGTGATACCACTACTGCTACAACTCAAGTGACAAACATTGtcaatagaaaaattaatacaaaGGCAACCCAGCAAAAAGTCTTAG AGGCTAATGGAACCAGAGGAGGCAGCGGTAAGAAAGCTAAGAAATGCTCAAAAACTGTAGATGCAAATAAGAGAAGCTGCACTGATGCTCTTG GATTTTTAAACCTTGTTGAAGgagaaaaacaaattcaaacctGGATGTTTTCAAGAAGGAGAAAGACAAATTCAAACCTGGATCTAAGGTAG